A single window of Chitinophagales bacterium DNA harbors:
- a CDS encoding penicillin acylase family protein, which produces MLLIGMTSCNQPVSESIPLEQIKIVRDQWGVPHIFAPTDAEVAYGLAWVQCEDDFKTMQEQMLAIKGMLGEVKGQDGIVADFGVKFMGLREIVEERYEQDLAADFRNVLQSFVDGANAYAALHPEEILLSDLFPLRGQDVIMGYLLGMVDISGAGNDLQRIMGGKIKNDIKSLPLEGTKGRPKGSNAIAISRKKTTDGKTYLAINSHQPLEGWYSWYEAHLVSNEGMNILGGTFPGGVNIFHGTNENLGWAHTVNHADFSDVYQLTMNPDNDLQYRFDGEWLTLETTHYWSWLKLWKFIKIPIRKTIYQSKYGPTFETDDGFFAWRYTVNLDIRAAEQWYRMNKAKNFADFKKALEMQGIPCTNIVYADREDNIFYISNGRIPVRNPNYAWQEVLPGDTSATLWKTNYYPIDSLPQVLNPASGYVFNTNNTPFSSSDSIGNPVETPLNKLMGFQATHAENNRSSRFMELITQYDSLNYEDFKRIKYDQQYPSKLTQPTIQNLELLLQLDAAKFPNIADAIRLLNQWDRKNNIENTTAALFILSYNNLKDSLKAADRFVIGNVVSEEECAAAVLKAKTELLADYQKLQIPLGSLQRHIRDEVNIALGGAPDVLAAMYSKKQETGQYKGYAGESYIELVRFSENGVEIESVNAYGTSAKPNRPHHTDQMEMFAEQRLKVMTLDKKRVFEEADTVYVALGIR; this is translated from the coding sequence TTGCTACTAATAGGAATGACTTCCTGCAATCAACCTGTTTCTGAGAGCATTCCACTCGAACAAATAAAAATCGTCAGAGACCAATGGGGCGTGCCGCATATATTTGCCCCAACTGATGCGGAGGTCGCTTATGGTTTGGCATGGGTACAATGTGAGGACGACTTCAAAACGATGCAGGAACAAATGTTGGCCATCAAGGGAATGTTGGGCGAAGTGAAAGGACAAGATGGTATTGTTGCGGATTTTGGCGTGAAATTTATGGGTTTGCGTGAAATCGTGGAAGAACGCTATGAGCAAGACTTGGCGGCAGATTTTCGGAACGTGCTGCAATCTTTTGTGGATGGTGCAAACGCTTATGCCGCTTTGCATCCCGAAGAAATTTTGTTAAGTGATTTGTTTCCGTTGAGGGGACAAGATGTAATTATGGGTTATTTGCTTGGCATGGTGGACATTTCGGGTGCAGGCAACGATTTGCAGCGAATTATGGGCGGCAAAATCAAAAACGATATCAAATCCCTTCCTTTGGAGGGGACAAAAGGGAGGCCTAAAGGCTCAAACGCCATCGCCATCAGCCGCAAAAAAACCACAGACGGCAAAACCTATCTCGCCATCAATTCACATCAACCCCTTGAAGGTTGGTACTCTTGGTATGAAGCGCATTTGGTGAGCAATGAGGGCATGAACATTTTGGGCGGAACTTTCCCTGGTGGTGTGAACATTTTTCACGGCACAAATGAAAACTTGGGCTGGGCGCATACGGTCAATCATGCTGACTTTTCGGATGTCTATCAACTAACTATGAACCCCGACAATGACCTTCAATACCGCTTTGATGGTGAATGGCTCACCTTGGAAACAACACATTATTGGTCGTGGCTCAAACTTTGGAAATTCATCAAAATTCCCATCCGAAAGACCATTTACCAAAGCAAATACGGGCCGACTTTTGAGACCGATGACGGCTTTTTTGCGTGGCGATATACGGTCAATCTCGACATTCGTGCTGCCGAACAATGGTACAGAATGAACAAAGCGAAAAATTTTGCGGACTTCAAAAAGGCTTTGGAGATGCAGGGAATCCCGTGTACCAACATCGTTTATGCCGACCGAGAAGACAATATTTTCTACATCAGCAATGGTCGAATTCCCGTCCGCAACCCCAACTATGCTTGGCAAGAAGTATTACCTGGCGATACTTCTGCTACACTTTGGAAAACAAATTACTATCCTATTGATAGTTTGCCACAAGTTTTGAATCCCGCTTCGGGCTATGTCTTCAACACCAACAATACGCCTTTCTCTTCAAGTGATAGCATCGGCAATCCTGTAGAAACGCCTTTGAATAAACTCATGGGCTTCCAAGCGACTCATGCCGAAAACAACCGTTCGAGCCGATTCATGGAATTGATTACACAATATGACAGCCTTAACTATGAAGATTTCAAACGCATCAAATACGACCAGCAATATCCTTCAAAACTCACTCAACCGACCATTCAAAACCTCGAACTCCTCCTTCAATTGGACGCTGCAAAGTTTCCCAATATTGCAGATGCCATCCGACTTTTGAATCAATGGGACAGAAAAAACAATATCGAAAACACGACTGCTGCGCTTTTTATCTTGTCTTACAACAATTTGAAGGATTCTCTAAAGGCGGCAGATAGGTTTGTCATTGGCAATGTGGTCAGCGAGGAAGAATGTGCGGCTGCGGTTCTAAAGGCTAAAACGGAATTGTTGGCGGACTACCAAAAGCTGCAAATACCTTTGGGTTCGCTGCAAAGGCATATTCGAGATGAGGTGAATATTGCGCTCGGTGGTGCGCCCGATGTGCTGGCGGCGATGTACTCCAAAAAACAGGAGACTGGGCAGTACAAGGGCTATGCGGGGGAATCGTACATCGAGTTGGTGCGATTCAGTGAAAATGGGGTCGAGATTGAGAGTGTCAACGCCTATGGTACTTCGGCTAAACCGAATCGTCCGCATCACACTGACCAGATGGAAATGTTTGCAGAACAGCGATTGAAGGTCATGACTTTGGATAAAAAACGGGTATTTGAGGAGGCAGATACGGTGTATGTGGCGTTGGGAATTCGATAG
- a CDS encoding SUMF1/EgtB/PvdO family nonheme iron enzyme — MSQAIPIKIFIAYARLDTPYLEQLRRHLYPLELNGIVEVWYDGVIAPGQKWEQHIKNNLKAARIILLLVSVNSLNSKYFYEEEMKQALERHNKGEVIVIPVILEHCMWDFTPLAQLQALPKDGIPIEDWDKPNKAYHNVVRGIHLSIKEFKAKEKAATEEELQKEREAKRKAEEEKERTKQLKAKEKAAIEEKLQKEREAKRKAAVEEAKRLKEQEKLSQLPLPIQKLLQDMVAIEGGSFQMGGKEYEDEKPVHTVTVPSFGMAKYPVTQAQWRAVMGSDPPKLGFKGCDDCPVERVSWDDCQEFIQKLNELTGKNFRLPSEAEWEFAARGGNKSRGFVYAGSNDMEEVAWYGKNSGDKTHPVGRKKANELGLYDMSGNVWEWCADDWHENYEHAPKDGRAWVETSRGSKRLVRGGSWINDDHSCRVANRFRDIHYIRSYNIGCRLSWYF; from the coding sequence ATGAGCCAAGCCATTCCCATCAAAATATTCATCGCCTACGCCCGATTAGACACGCCCTATTTGGAGCAACTAAGAAGGCATCTCTATCCACTGGAACTGAACGGAATAGTTGAAGTTTGGTACGATGGAGTGATCGCTCCTGGTCAAAAATGGGAACAACACATCAAAAACAACCTAAAAGCAGCGAGAATCATCCTGCTTTTGGTCAGCGTTAATTCGCTCAATTCCAAATATTTCTACGAAGAAGAAATGAAACAGGCATTGGAGCGCCACAACAAGGGCGAAGTAATTGTGATTCCCGTTATTCTCGAACACTGTATGTGGGACTTCACGCCCCTTGCCCAACTACAAGCCCTTCCCAAAGATGGTATTCCCATCGAAGACTGGGACAAACCCAACAAAGCCTACCACAATGTAGTCAGAGGCATACACCTCTCTATCAAAGAATTCAAAGCAAAAGAAAAAGCTGCAACAGAGGAGGAACTTCAAAAGGAAAGAGAAGCCAAGCGAAAAGCGGAGGAAGAAAAAGAAAGAACCAAACAATTGAAGGCAAAAGAAAAGGCTGCAATAGAGGAAAAACTTCAAAAGGAGAGGGAAGCGAAGCGAAAAGCAGCGGTAGAAGAAGCCAAACGATTGAAGGAACAAGAAAAACTCTCCCAACTCCCGCTTCCAATCCAAAAACTGCTTCAAGATATGGTAGCCATTGAAGGGGGTAGCTTTCAAATGGGAGGAAAAGAATATGAAGATGAAAAACCTGTCCATACTGTCACCGTACCCAGTTTTGGAATGGCAAAATACCCCGTCACCCAAGCGCAATGGCGGGCAGTGATGGGCAGCGACCCACCTAAACTGGGCTTCAAAGGCTGTGACGATTGTCCTGTGGAAAGGGTGAGTTGGGACGATTGCCAAGAGTTTATTCAGAAATTAAACGAACTAACGGGCAAAAACTTTCGACTGCCGAGTGAAGCAGAATGGGAATTTGCAGCAAGAGGTGGGAACAAAAGTAGAGGTTTCGTGTATGCAGGAAGTAATGATATGGAAGAAGTGGCCTGGTACGGTAAAAATTCGGGTGATAAAACACATCCTGTTGGCAGAAAAAAAGCCAATGAATTGGGTTTGTACGACATGAGCGGAAATGTGTGGGAGTGGTGTGCAGACGATTGGCATGAGAATTATGAACATGCTCCGAAGGATGGAAGGGCTTGGGTAGAGACTTCAAGAGGCAGTAAGCGCTTGGTTCGTGGCGGGTCTTGGATCAACGATGACCACAGCTGCCGTGTGGCTAACCGCTTCAGGGACATCCACTACATTCGAAGCTACAACATCGGATGTCGTTTATCCTGGTACTTTTAG
- a CDS encoding alpha/beta hydrolase-fold protein translates to MLTFKKIIDKLFGPKSELIFTSKIGIKVYQLHLHSQYLKRNVLIDVYLPPHYFLDDDVTYPTLYFNDGQDMEAVNLVHVLEDLYVWEAMQKIVVVAIHAQNRMKEYGTAAIADYKNRGNKAAAYTDFMLKELLPFIEMRGKCSAHAMEKAIAGFSLGGLSAMDIAWHHPDQFSKIGVFSGSFWWHEHDLPDAEIDQDRIMHRLIHRTEKTGALKMWFQAATEDEKSDRNNNGIIDAIDDTLDLITALEEKGYRKDVDIRYVEVEGGKHHPKTWAKVLPDFLTWIFPEKRLSLLGMK, encoded by the coding sequence ATGCTGACCTTCAAAAAAATAATAGACAAACTCTTTGGTCCCAAGTCAGAACTTATATTCACTTCAAAAATAGGAATCAAAGTATATCAACTCCATCTACATTCGCAATATTTGAAGCGAAATGTCTTGATAGATGTCTATTTACCCCCACATTATTTTTTAGACGATGATGTGACCTACCCAACCTTGTACTTCAATGATGGTCAAGATATGGAGGCGGTCAATTTGGTGCATGTATTAGAAGATTTATATGTATGGGAAGCTATGCAAAAGATAGTTGTAGTGGCTATTCATGCACAGAATCGAATGAAAGAATACGGAACCGCTGCCATTGCAGATTACAAAAATCGTGGAAACAAGGCTGCTGCCTATACCGATTTTATGCTCAAAGAACTGTTACCTTTTATCGAAATGCGGGGAAAATGTTCGGCTCATGCAATGGAAAAAGCCATTGCAGGTTTTTCATTGGGTGGTTTGTCTGCAATGGATATCGCTTGGCATCATCCCGATCAATTCAGCAAAATAGGTGTTTTTTCTGGTTCGTTTTGGTGGCATGAACACGACCTTCCAGACGCTGAAATCGATCAAGACCGAATCATGCACCGTTTGATACATCGTACCGAAAAAACGGGGGCACTCAAAATGTGGTTTCAAGCAGCAACTGAGGACGAAAAATCAGACCGCAACAACAACGGCATCATTGATGCGATTGACGACACCTTAGATTTGATTACCGCACTCGAAGAAAAGGGCTATAGAAAAGACGTGGACATTCGCTACGTAGAGGTAGAAGGAGGGAAGCACCATCCCAAAACTTGGGCTAAAGTATTGCCCGATTTCTTGACATGGATTTTTCCTGAAAAACGGTTATCTTTACTTGGAATGAAATAA
- a CDS encoding SulP family inorganic anion transporter: MKNLLRLDLSNFKGDLFGGLTAGIVALPLALAFGEQTELGAIAGLYGAIAIGVLAAFFGGTPTQVSGPTAPMTVVSALIIADAVQYMGGDLSLAFPIIIATFVIAGLIEALFGVFRLGRYIRFFPYPVVSGFMSGIGVIIIITQIFPLFGVSAPVGGSLGTIQSIHKIPEIVNYTSVIVATVTILIIYFFPKVTKKIPSALMALVVVSLAAFFIVPAGDIFRINSAGAIPTGLPDLQFGFLKVFGDFQHMMIVFEYAFTLAALGAIDSLLTSVVADNMTKTKHNSDQELIGQGIGNIGAALIGGLPGAGATMRTVININSGGKTRLSGIMAGLFLLAILLGLGTLVGYIPNAVLAGILITVGIGIIDYKGIKHIRSVPKSDAFVMLVVLFLTVFVDLLVAVAIGMVLSSILFMKKVSEVVENQTYSAPLKEFSREAAWNDEGDIIDRLGDKVYIKHLEGPLFFGFIARFQEMVKNLPNITVVVIRMGKVPYVDQSGLYAMEEAIMELFQKNVAVVFTGLEKGSQPYDMFRAINLVPGLVDEKYCFEDFQACAVWLEEYLNNQEIFLDDLAGRQLKDVER, encoded by the coding sequence ATGAAAAACCTCTTGCGTTTAGACCTTTCCAACTTCAAAGGAGATTTATTTGGCGGTTTGACCGCAGGTATTGTAGCCCTTCCATTGGCACTCGCATTTGGTGAGCAGACAGAATTGGGAGCCATTGCAGGATTGTATGGAGCAATTGCTATTGGCGTTTTAGCAGCCTTTTTTGGAGGCACACCCACACAAGTAAGTGGGCCAACTGCTCCTATGACCGTTGTTTCGGCTTTGATTATTGCAGATGCAGTGCAGTATATGGGAGGTGATTTGAGTCTTGCTTTTCCCATTATCATTGCTACTTTTGTCATTGCAGGGCTAATAGAAGCTTTGTTTGGCGTATTCAGGTTGGGGCGATACATTCGATTTTTTCCTTATCCCGTTGTATCGGGTTTTATGAGTGGTATTGGAGTCATCATCATCATCACCCAAATTTTTCCACTTTTCGGTGTATCTGCTCCTGTAGGTGGGTCACTGGGAACGATTCAATCCATTCACAAGATTCCCGAAATTGTCAATTACACCTCTGTCATAGTAGCTACTGTGACGATATTGATTATCTATTTCTTTCCAAAAGTTACCAAAAAAATTCCCTCAGCGTTGATGGCATTGGTGGTGGTTTCGTTGGCAGCGTTCTTTATTGTGCCTGCGGGAGATATTTTCCGAATCAATTCAGCAGGTGCGATACCAACAGGTTTACCCGATTTACAGTTTGGCTTTTTGAAGGTATTCGGAGACTTTCAGCACATGATGATTGTATTTGAGTATGCTTTTACTTTGGCAGCACTGGGAGCGATTGACTCTCTTTTGACTTCGGTAGTAGCGGATAATATGACCAAAACCAAACACAATAGCGATCAGGAGTTGATAGGGCAGGGGATTGGCAATATAGGTGCAGCACTCATTGGAGGACTCCCTGGTGCAGGAGCTACAATGCGGACAGTCATCAATATCAATTCTGGTGGTAAAACAAGGTTGTCAGGTATAATGGCAGGTTTGTTTTTGTTGGCAATTTTGTTGGGCTTGGGAACTTTGGTGGGTTATATTCCAAATGCCGTATTGGCTGGGATTTTGATAACGGTAGGCATCGGAATCATTGATTACAAGGGAATCAAACACATTAGAAGTGTTCCAAAATCTGATGCTTTTGTGATGCTTGTGGTTTTATTTTTGACCGTTTTTGTCGACTTGTTAGTGGCAGTAGCGATTGGAATGGTGTTATCTTCGATTTTGTTTATGAAAAAAGTATCCGAGGTGGTTGAAAATCAAACCTATTCTGCTCCTTTGAAAGAGTTTTCCCGAGAAGCAGCGTGGAATGATGAGGGCGATATCATTGACCGTCTTGGAGATAAAGTGTATATCAAGCACTTAGAAGGACCATTATTTTTTGGCTTCATTGCAAGGTTTCAAGAAATGGTGAAAAATCTGCCCAATATCACCGTTGTAGTTATTCGTATGGGAAAGGTTCCTTACGTGGATCAATCGGGTTTGTATGCTATGGAAGAAGCTATAATGGAGCTATTTCAAAAGAATGTGGCTGTTGTATTTACAGGCTTGGAAAAAGGCTCACAGCCTTATGATATGTTCAGGGCAATCAACTTAGTACCTGGCTTAGTAGATGAAAAATATTGTTTTGAAGATTTTCAAGCCTGTGCGGTTTGGTTAGAAGAGTATCTAAACAATCAAGAGATATTCTTAGATGATTTGGCAGGCAGACAATTGAAGGACGTAGAAAGATGA
- a CDS encoding S8 family serine peptidase, with the protein MNKIRYIIINSLIAAIGYVVWQAWRSKQYDETGEEDIDDFIGEPSPIFEEDDEDFSEDFEDFDDFDDFDDDLLFDEIEDEILENEIFDRGLDDDDDIENEDFDMFEDDEEPEAAAMEDEDWEEVPQPSEDREISEEDEEPVPAPDIALEEGLAWQIADYHINEIWADAKGEKVKVAMLDSGICLTHPDLSFEATKDFTADTGDANDNDGHGTHCAGIVCAKGQENAEVLGIAPKVKLYVAKIAESDFDVTNERIYAALKWAINVAKADIVSMSFSVRVEHDGIKQLLNRAKDRVIFVGATSKYPYPATYDNCIGVADMDQECQTNENFHKYKAVDIVAPGINIQSTFTDPPYKLDSGSSMATAYVTGVLALLKSYAIANNLEVSPEKYAQIIEETATANNDFKIVNPLAALNQLKTLIA; encoded by the coding sequence ATGAACAAAATTAGATACATAATAATCAACTCGCTCATAGCTGCAATAGGCTATGTAGTATGGCAAGCATGGAGAAGCAAACAATACGACGAAACGGGAGAAGAGGATATAGATGATTTTATTGGTGAGCCATCTCCTATCTTTGAAGAAGATGACGAAGATTTTTCTGAAGACTTTGAAGACTTTGATGATTTTGATGATTTTGATGACGATTTACTATTTGACGAAATAGAGGATGAGATTTTAGAAAACGAAATATTTGACAGAGGATTAGATGATGATGACGATATAGAGAACGAAGATTTCGACATGTTTGAGGACGATGAAGAACCAGAGGCTGCTGCAATGGAAGATGAAGATTGGGAGGAAGTGCCTCAACCGTCGGAGGATAGGGAGATTTCGGAAGAAGACGAAGAACCTGTTCCTGCTCCTGATATCGCTTTAGAAGAAGGGCTGGCATGGCAGATTGCAGATTACCATATCAACGAAATATGGGCAGACGCCAAAGGCGAAAAGGTGAAAGTAGCGATGTTGGATTCGGGAATATGTTTGACGCATCCTGACCTAAGCTTTGAAGCGACCAAAGATTTTACTGCTGACACTGGAGATGCCAACGACAATGACGGTCATGGAACGCATTGTGCAGGAATCGTTTGTGCAAAAGGGCAAGAAAATGCAGAAGTGCTGGGCATTGCGCCAAAAGTGAAACTCTATGTAGCCAAAATTGCAGAATCGGATTTTGATGTGACCAATGAACGGATTTATGCAGCTTTGAAATGGGCCATCAATGTAGCGAAAGCAGATATCGTGTCCATGAGTTTTAGCGTGCGTGTCGAACACGATGGCATCAAACAGCTTTTGAATAGAGCCAAAGACAGGGTGATTTTTGTAGGGGCTACCAGCAAGTACCCCTATCCTGCTACCTATGACAACTGTATTGGCGTGGCAGATATGGATCAAGAATGTCAAACCAATGAAAATTTTCACAAATACAAAGCAGTGGACATCGTTGCGCCTGGCATCAACATCCAATCCACTTTCACCGACCCACCCTACAAATTGGATTCTGGCTCGAGTATGGCAACTGCTTATGTGACAGGTGTTTTGGCATTGCTGAAAAGTTATGCCATAGCCAACAATTTGGAGGTCAGCCCCGAAAAATATGCTCAAATCATCGAAGAAACAGCTACTGCAAACAATGACTTCAAAATCGTCAATCCTTTGGCTGCTCTTAACCAACTCAAAACCCTAATCGCATGA
- a CDS encoding deoxyhypusine synthase family protein encodes MKNTQKGPVSQFIENHYLHFNAAALVDAAKGYQAHLDKGGKMMITLAGAMSTAELGKSLAEIIRQGKVDIITCTGANLEEDIFNLVAHDFYKRIPNYRDLSPQDEWDLLQNHYNRVTDTCIPEMEAMRRIEDSMMEIWLKAHEAGESYFPHEYFYQLIRSGKLEQYYQIDTKNSWMLAACERNIPIVVPGWEDSTLGNMFASHCITQEITPNILKGGIQYMIWLADWYEQNMGDTGIGFFQIGGGIAGDFPICVVPMLTQDLEKDYIKCWGYFCQISDSTTSYGSYSGAVPNEKITWGKLTVDTPSYIIESDATIVAPLIFAWLLNW; translated from the coding sequence ATGAAAAATACACAAAAAGGACCTGTTTCTCAGTTTATTGAAAACCATTACCTTCACTTCAATGCTGCCGCACTCGTTGATGCTGCAAAAGGCTATCAAGCGCATTTGGACAAGGGCGGCAAAATGATGATTACGCTTGCAGGGGCGATGTCAACGGCTGAATTGGGTAAGTCTTTGGCAGAAATCATTCGTCAAGGAAAGGTTGACATCATCACCTGTACGGGGGCAAACTTGGAGGAAGACATCTTCAATTTGGTGGCGCATGATTTTTACAAGCGCATACCCAATTACCGAGATTTGAGTCCACAAGATGAGTGGGATTTACTTCAAAATCACTACAATCGTGTTACCGACACTTGCATTCCCGAAATGGAGGCAATGCGCCGAATTGAAGACTCGATGATGGAAATTTGGCTAAAAGCACACGAAGCAGGTGAAAGTTATTTTCCACACGAATATTTTTACCAACTCATTCGCAGCGGCAAATTGGAGCAATACTACCAAATTGACACCAAAAATTCGTGGATGTTGGCGGCTTGTGAAAGGAACATTCCAATCGTTGTGCCAGGATGGGAAGATTCTACACTCGGCAATATGTTTGCAAGTCATTGTATCACACAGGAGATTACGCCAAACATTTTGAAGGGAGGGATTCAATACATGATTTGGTTGGCAGATTGGTATGAGCAGAATATGGGCGATACAGGGATTGGTTTTTTCCAAATTGGAGGAGGCATTGCAGGAGATTTTCCGATTTGTGTCGTGCCGATGTTGACCCAAGATTTGGAGAAAGATTATATCAAATGTTGGGGTTATTTCTGTCAAATTTCGGATTCTACAACGAGTTATGGCTCGTATTCTGGTGCTGTTCCCAACGAAAAAATCACTTGGGGCAAATTGACGGTCGATACGCCGAGTTATATCATTGAATCAGATGCGACGATTGTTGCGCCCTTGATATTTGCTTGGTTGTTGAATTGGTAA
- a CDS encoding arginine decarboxylase encodes MINRYADLIDQTFYFPQDGFKVVDGYLYFNDVPLKELIDTYGTPFRLTYLPKITSQIQKAKGLFNKAIEKHNYQGNYRYCYCTKSSHFKHVLEEVMKNGVQLETSSAFDIDLLRKLYIEGKVQKNTIIVNNGFKNERYLRKISELINDGFYNVVPVCDNAEELNAYEQMVEKSPCNVGLRVATEEEPNFEFYTSRLGIRHSEVIPFYQNKIANNPKFRLRMLHFFVDKGIRDNMYYWGEFKRTLKLYCALRKVCPTLKAINIGGGMPIKNSLGFEYDYEYMISEIVSQIKDACDEENIPHPEIFTEFGKYTVGESGAAIFSVLGQKQQNDSELWYMIDNSLINTLPDTWGIGERFILLPINKWNNEFGRVNIGGLSCDNADYYNSEVHVGQVYMPRYKGTDEQLYLGFFHTGAYQEALGGYGGVQHCLIPSPQHIIADLDENGQLRHWQHAPQQTAEDMLRILGY; translated from the coding sequence ATGATAAATAGATATGCCGATTTAATTGACCAAACTTTCTACTTCCCACAAGATGGATTCAAAGTAGTAGATGGATACTTGTACTTCAATGATGTGCCATTGAAGGAACTCATAGATACCTATGGCACACCTTTTCGATTGACGTATTTGCCAAAGATTACCAGTCAGATACAGAAAGCCAAAGGCTTGTTCAACAAAGCTATCGAAAAGCACAATTACCAAGGGAATTACCGCTATTGTTATTGCACCAAAAGTAGTCATTTTAAGCATGTCTTGGAAGAGGTGATGAAAAATGGTGTACAATTGGAGACTTCTTCTGCCTTTGATATAGATTTGCTGCGAAAACTCTATATAGAAGGGAAGGTTCAAAAAAACACGATTATCGTTAACAATGGCTTCAAAAATGAGCGTTATTTGAGGAAAATCAGTGAATTAATAAACGATGGTTTTTATAATGTTGTGCCTGTCTGCGACAATGCCGAAGAATTGAATGCGTATGAGCAGATGGTCGAAAAATCTCCCTGCAATGTAGGGTTGAGAGTCGCAACAGAAGAAGAACCGAATTTTGAATTTTACACCTCTCGCTTGGGGATTCGACATTCAGAAGTGATTCCTTTCTATCAAAACAAAATCGCCAACAATCCCAAGTTTCGCTTGCGAATGTTGCACTTTTTTGTGGACAAAGGTATTCGAGACAACATGTACTATTGGGGGGAGTTCAAGCGAACATTGAAGCTTTATTGTGCTTTGCGAAAAGTTTGTCCTACTCTAAAAGCTATCAATATTGGTGGTGGTATGCCCATCAAAAATTCTTTGGGATTTGAATACGATTACGAATACATGATTTCAGAAATTGTGTCACAAATCAAAGATGCTTGTGATGAAGAAAATATCCCTCATCCCGAGATTTTTACCGAATTTGGCAAATATACCGTTGGAGAAAGCGGAGCAGCGATTTTTTCGGTTTTAGGACAGAAACAACAAAATGATTCTGAACTTTGGTATATGATTGACAACTCGCTAATCAACACACTCCCAGATACTTGGGGAATTGGCGAACGCTTCATCTTATTGCCTATCAATAAGTGGAACAATGAATTTGGTCGGGTCAATATTGGCGGTTTGAGCTGCGACAATGCAGATTACTACAATTCAGAAGTGCATGTAGGTCAGGTATATATGCCTCGGTATAAAGGGACTGACGAACAACTTTATTTGGGCTTTTTTCATACTGGAGCATATCAGGAAGCTTTGGGTGGTTATGGAGGCGTTCAGCATTGCTTGATTCCTTCTCCTCAGCACATCATTGCAGATTTAGATGAAAATGGCCAACTTCGACATTGGCAACATGCGCCACAGCAAACAGCGGAGGATATGCTAAGAATACTTGGATATTAA
- a CDS encoding PIN domain-containing protein: MKIIILDTNIVFSAILNPKSNIGEIIFNNNEQLEFFSTEYLRQEIDRHRDKILKLAKTSEEDVDEVIFQIYKKIDFISDIQIPMRIWAESASLVRDVDIDDLPFVAVTKYLDGVLWTGDLKLLRTLLSKGFLNCITTDELMEWIEKREIEK, encoded by the coding sequence ATGAAAATCATTATTTTAGACACCAATATTGTTTTCAGTGCAATACTCAACCCCAAAAGTAATATTGGTGAAATCATCTTCAACAATAACGAGCAGCTTGAGTTTTTTTCTACTGAATATTTGAGGCAAGAAATTGATAGGCATAGAGATAAGATTTTGAAATTGGCTAAAACTTCTGAAGAAGATGTTGATGAAGTAATTTTTCAAATTTACAAGAAAATTGATTTTATCTCTGATATACAAATTCCTATGAGAATTTGGGCTGAATCTGCGTCCCTTGTTCGAGATGTAGATATCGATGACCTACCTTTTGTAGCGGTAACAAAATATTTGGATGGTGTTTTGTGGACAGGAGATTTAAAATTATTGAGGACACTCCTTTCAAAAGGATTTCTAAATTGTATTACAACAGATGAATTAATGGAATGGATTGAAAAAAGAGAGATAGAAAAATGA